In Streptomyces sp. NBC_00433, a single genomic region encodes these proteins:
- a CDS encoding DNA-binding protein, whose amino-acid sequence MSGTLVLDSEALSELSRRHRDMTVWLDVARTLDLLIVTSAATLVEARDPKVVQAAFDVAVSLTKVRPITEETARSAAKLLAAEGLHGHKYAIDAMLAATAHAEHGEVTVVTSDVDDLRRLCHPRIAVEPI is encoded by the coding sequence GTGAGCGGCACTCTTGTCCTGGACAGCGAAGCCTTGTCCGAACTGTCCCGGCGGCACCGTGACATGACGGTGTGGCTGGACGTCGCTCGAACCCTCGATCTGCTGATCGTGACCAGTGCGGCAACCCTGGTCGAGGCACGTGATCCCAAGGTCGTACAAGCGGCGTTCGACGTCGCGGTCTCCCTCACCAAGGTGCGACCGATTACGGAAGAGACCGCCCGCTCGGCGGCCAAGCTTCTGGCCGCCGAGGGACTACATGGTCACAAGTACGCCATTGACGCCATGTTGGCGGCCACCGCACATGCGGAACACGGCGAGGTGACCGTCGTGACCAGCGACGTGGACGACCTGCGTCGACTGTGCCATCCGCGTATCGCGGTCGAGCCGATCTGA
- a CDS encoding type II toxin-antitoxin system CcdA family antitoxin, translated as MADTTRITVTLPTEQVAELKKLTDNVSGYVAEAVARQIRHQLLGADLRSYEDEHGSFSEEELAEARARITGATQTTGGASAA; from the coding sequence ATGGCTGACACGACCCGGATCACGGTCACGCTGCCGACCGAGCAGGTGGCGGAGCTGAAGAAGCTCACGGACAACGTCTCCGGCTATGTGGCCGAGGCAGTCGCCCGTCAGATCAGGCACCAACTGCTCGGGGCCGACCTGCGGAGCTACGAGGACGAGCACGGATCCTTCAGCGAAGAGGAGCTGGCCGAGGCCCGAGCGCGTATCACGGGAGCGACGCAGACCACGGGCGGCGCGAGCGCCGCGTGA
- a CDS encoding PIN domain-containing protein, producing MSQHVESVVLDSEGLSAWVAQDRKILGLLKLFHEMGADLIISANTIVEVSHSRVNMPRLQWTLSRVKVEPVTEQTAKEAARLLKTAGLHGHKYAIDATVAEAALRQAGPVVILTSDIDDMARLCGKRIGLISL from the coding sequence GTGAGTCAGCACGTCGAATCCGTGGTCCTGGACAGCGAGGGCCTGTCCGCCTGGGTCGCCCAGGACCGGAAGATCCTCGGCCTGCTGAAGCTGTTTCACGAGATGGGCGCGGATCTCATCATCAGCGCGAACACCATCGTGGAGGTCAGCCACTCCCGCGTGAACATGCCGCGACTCCAGTGGACCCTGTCCCGGGTCAAGGTGGAGCCGGTCACCGAGCAGACCGCCAAGGAAGCGGCGAGGCTGCTCAAGACGGCCGGCCTGCACGGTCACAAGTACGCCATCGACGCGACCGTCGCGGAAGCGGCCCTGCGGCAGGCCGGGCCCGTGGTCATCCTGACGTCGGACATCGACGACATGGCCCGGCTGTGCGGCAAGCGGATCGGGCTCATCAGCCTCTGA
- a CDS encoding MerR family transcriptional regulator, translating to MSTPAGTGQGAYRIEDLSRLSGTTVRTIRAYTDRGLLPKPERLGRANVYDDAHLDRLRQIADLLERGYTLASIKELLAAWDAGTGLGGVLGLVDEVDRPWSDEQPVRMGLRELIAAFGGVADLSAVEEALQLGVLEAVPGTVDEFEVPSPRELAVAVELHAAGVPLGAITGHLRELRGQVEYISERFLEFTTEYVFPRFLQHPPNDAEAAEAADLVRRLRPLAQHTVDAELARAMRLRATEHVRRHLGDALPPTEPAEPPPPAPRDDVPVQVPLPAATVAAVRSLVGPSGVPAFVAAATDREVAARRMDALTSGTDT from the coding sequence GTGAGCACGCCCGCCGGCACCGGGCAGGGCGCGTACCGGATCGAGGACCTGTCCCGGCTCAGCGGGACCACGGTCCGCACCATCCGCGCGTACACCGACCGCGGGCTGCTGCCGAAGCCGGAGCGGCTCGGCCGGGCCAACGTGTACGACGACGCGCACCTGGACCGGCTGCGGCAGATCGCCGATCTGCTGGAGCGCGGCTACACCCTGGCCAGCATCAAGGAGCTGCTGGCCGCGTGGGACGCGGGCACCGGGCTCGGCGGAGTGCTCGGCCTGGTCGACGAGGTGGACCGGCCGTGGTCCGACGAGCAGCCGGTGCGGATGGGCCTGCGGGAGCTGATCGCCGCCTTCGGCGGGGTGGCCGACCTGTCGGCGGTGGAGGAGGCGCTGCAGCTCGGGGTGCTCGAGGCGGTGCCGGGCACAGTCGACGAGTTCGAGGTGCCCAGCCCCCGGGAGCTGGCCGTCGCGGTGGAGCTGCACGCCGCCGGTGTGCCGCTGGGCGCGATCACCGGCCATCTGCGGGAATTGCGCGGACAGGTGGAGTACATCTCGGAGCGCTTCCTCGAATTCACCACCGAATACGTCTTCCCCCGCTTCCTGCAGCACCCGCCCAACGACGCCGAGGCGGCCGAGGCCGCCGACCTGGTCCGCCGGTTGCGGCCGCTGGCCCAGCACACCGTCGACGCGGAGCTGGCCCGCGCGATGCGGCTGCGGGCCACCGAGCACGTACGCCGCCACCTCGGCGACGCCCTCCCGCCGACCGAGCCCGCGGAGCCGCCCCCGCCTGCCCCGCGGGACGACGTGCCGGTGCAGGTCCCGCTGCCCGCGGCCACGGTCGCCGCGGTCCGCTCACTGGTCGGCCCATCCGGCGTCCCGGCCTTCGTCGCCGCCGCGACCGACCGCGAGGTCGCCGCCCGCCGTATGGACGCCCTCACCTCCGGCACCGACACCTGA